Proteins encoded in a region of the Suricata suricatta isolate VVHF042 chromosome 10, meerkat_22Aug2017_6uvM2_HiC, whole genome shotgun sequence genome:
- the NINJ2 gene encoding ninjurin-2 isoform X3, translating to MESPPGNPNTRGSQPINLNHYATKKSVAESMLDVALFMSNAMRLKAVLEQGPSVHYYTTLVTLISISLLLQVVIGILLVVIARLNLNEVEKQWQLNQLNNAATTLVFITVIINVFITAFGAQKTGILAAKTSRNPF from the exons CCTGGGAACCCTAATACCAGGGGGAGCCAGCCCATCAACCTGAACCACTACGCCACCAAGAAGAGCGTGGCAGAGAGCATGCTGGATGTGGCCCTCTTCATGTCCAACGCCATGCGTCTGAAAGCAGTGCTGGAGCAGGGGCCGTCCGTCCATTACTACACCACCCTCGTCACCCTCATCAgcatctctctgctcctgcagGTGGTCATCGGCATCCTGCTCGTGGTCATCG CGCGGCTGAACCTCAATGAAGTAGAAAAGCAGTGGCAGCTTAACCAGCTCAACAATGCCGCCACCACCCTGGTCTTCATCACAGTCATCATCAACGTCTTCATCACAGCCTTCGGGGCACAGAAGACAGGCATTCTGGCCGCCAAGACCTCAAGGAATCCTTTCTGA